A single genomic interval of Microbacterium oleivorans harbors:
- a CDS encoding ECF transporter S component, with amino-acid sequence MAPASRLSTRVLLVCAAIGVATGLLGGVEGWLAAPVIAGAPILYGFVLGVHVLPGIIAQEALRLPWVALVTHLVAALASSAIAPPYTFRFLGTALLFGALQEGVAALVRYRSWAPWRFFVSGVVIGIVVALAVFFIADLGALALWAQITYLVLAVLGPVAWTAVGLAIGVGLRRAGVARR; translated from the coding sequence GTGGCCCCGGCATCCCGCCTCTCGACGCGCGTCCTGCTCGTATGCGCGGCCATCGGAGTCGCCACCGGGCTGCTCGGCGGCGTCGAGGGGTGGCTCGCGGCCCCGGTGATCGCCGGGGCGCCGATCCTCTACGGCTTCGTGTTGGGCGTGCACGTCCTGCCCGGGATCATCGCGCAGGAGGCCCTGCGTCTGCCTTGGGTCGCTCTGGTCACGCACCTCGTCGCGGCGCTCGCCTCATCGGCGATCGCGCCGCCCTACACGTTCCGCTTCCTCGGCACCGCGCTGCTGTTCGGCGCGCTCCAGGAGGGCGTGGCCGCGCTGGTGCGCTACCGGTCGTGGGCCCCGTGGCGCTTCTTCGTCTCGGGCGTGGTGATCGGCATCGTCGTCGCGCTGGCCGTCTTCTTCATCGCCGATCTCGGCGCACTCGCGCTCTGGGCCCAGATCACCTACCTCGTGCTGGCCGTTCTCGGCCCCGTCGCCTGGACGGCCGTGGGCCTCGCCATCGGCGTGGGATTGCGGCGCGCGGGCGTGGCTCGGCGCTGA
- a CDS encoding ABC transporter ATP-binding protein — MTSAASGSATAGPPVANAATAPLLVVRDLAVTYEGSDAAATRGASFEIRPGEVVLLLGPSGSGKSTVALTLNGLIPQSIPATVEGSVLVGGEDAATTPIPRLSTRVGMVFQDPDAQLVTGTLLDEVAFGPENLRLPVEVVLTRAEAALRRMGLWDRRHENPDRLSGGGRQRLAIACALAMDSPLLVLDEPTANLDPAGIEDVYAALGEIAAAGDRAILLVEHNLDAAIRFTDRVVALDHDGRTIADGPVDAVLRERAAELHEVGVWLPVSTLAALRLREAGYPLEPLPLTPEELRAGLEAAASGDENRTIASPSEATSDSVRVSRDSPTLAPRPVVSVRDLTLRRGRTTVLHDVDLEVAAGEFVAIVGANGAGKTSLIQAIAGVVRGPRGRIDVGGLDPNRADPRSVAGRVGFVFQNPEHQFVAHTVFDELAHGLRRQRIADDEVRERVDGMLRRFGLEAHAGRHPFLLSGGQKRRLSVGTALIAGAPVLALDEPTFGQDRARADELLHVLRDLNRDGTTILVVTHDMQLVSEYAERCVVVGDGRIVADGAAADILGDDDLLRSAALRMPPLRRALHGLDAFPELSGIARLADLPRAAGSSR; from the coding sequence GTGACTTCCGCCGCCTCCGGCTCCGCCACGGCGGGGCCACCCGTCGCGAACGCCGCGACCGCGCCGCTGCTGGTAGTGCGTGACCTCGCGGTGACATACGAGGGGTCGGATGCCGCCGCCACCCGCGGCGCGTCGTTCGAGATCCGTCCCGGCGAGGTCGTGCTGCTCCTCGGCCCCAGCGGGTCGGGCAAGTCGACGGTCGCGCTGACGTTGAACGGGCTCATCCCCCAATCGATCCCGGCCACGGTCGAGGGGTCCGTGCTGGTGGGCGGCGAGGACGCCGCGACGACGCCCATCCCACGGCTGAGCACGCGTGTGGGCATGGTGTTCCAGGACCCCGACGCCCAGCTCGTGACCGGGACCCTGCTCGACGAGGTCGCATTCGGCCCCGAGAATCTGCGGTTGCCGGTCGAGGTGGTGCTCACCCGCGCCGAGGCGGCGCTGCGGCGCATGGGCCTGTGGGATCGGCGCCACGAGAATCCCGACCGACTCTCGGGTGGCGGGCGCCAGCGCCTGGCGATCGCCTGCGCGCTCGCCATGGACTCGCCGCTCCTCGTACTCGACGAGCCCACCGCCAACCTCGACCCGGCGGGCATCGAGGACGTCTACGCGGCGCTGGGCGAGATCGCCGCCGCCGGAGACCGTGCGATCCTCCTCGTCGAGCACAACCTCGACGCCGCCATCCGCTTCACCGACCGCGTGGTGGCCCTCGACCACGACGGCCGAACGATCGCCGACGGGCCGGTCGATGCCGTGCTGCGCGAACGGGCCGCCGAGCTGCACGAGGTCGGGGTGTGGCTGCCGGTCTCGACCCTCGCGGCCCTGCGCCTGCGCGAGGCGGGCTACCCGCTCGAGCCTCTCCCGCTGACGCCGGAGGAACTGCGCGCGGGGCTCGAGGCAGCGGCATCCGGTGACGAGAATCGGACGATCGCGTCACCGTCGGAGGCGACCTCCGATTCGGTCCGAGTTTCGCGCGATTCTCCGACGCTCGCACCGAGACCGGTCGTCTCGGTGCGCGATCTGACGCTGCGCCGCGGCCGGACGACCGTGCTCCACGACGTCGATCTCGAGGTCGCAGCCGGCGAGTTCGTCGCGATCGTCGGTGCCAACGGGGCCGGCAAGACGAGCCTCATCCAGGCGATCGCGGGAGTCGTCCGCGGCCCGCGCGGGCGCATCGACGTGGGCGGACTCGATCCGAACCGGGCCGACCCCCGGTCGGTCGCCGGGCGCGTCGGTTTCGTCTTCCAGAACCCCGAGCATCAGTTCGTCGCGCATACGGTCTTCGACGAGCTCGCCCATGGTCTGCGCCGCCAGCGGATCGCCGACGACGAGGTGCGCGAGCGCGTCGACGGGATGCTGCGCCGCTTCGGCCTGGAAGCGCACGCCGGCCGGCATCCGTTCCTGCTGTCCGGCGGTCAGAAGCGCCGCCTCTCGGTCGGCACGGCCCTGATCGCCGGCGCCCCGGTGCTCGCTCTCGACGAGCCCACGTTCGGCCAGGACCGCGCTCGCGCCGACGAGCTGCTGCACGTGCTGCGCGACCTCAACCGCGACGGCACGACCATCCTCGTCGTCACCCACGACATGCAGCTGGTGAGCGAGTACGCCGAGCGCTGCGTCGTCGTCGGCGACGGCCGCATCGTCGCCGACGGCGCAGCCGCCGACATCCTCGGCGACGACGACCTGCTGCGCTCGGCTGCACTGCGGATGCCGCCGCTTCGCCGCGCCCTGCACGGGCTCGATGCGTTCCCCGAGCTCTCGGGCATCGCACGCCTCGCGGACCTCCCGCGGGCAGCAGGATCGTCGCGATGA
- a CDS encoding energy-coupling factor transporter transmembrane component T: MTAAAIDPYAPAAPSRRLLFQLNPLAKLAAPVPAMIALIFVRDLATPLALLALAYAVLLVGARWTWRSAALLLLGLPAGMGLIGVGMSLWVDASRVSDTPALFRIGVWTLHAGALQIGMATGLRLGAIAALAFIAGLTTTGPDLVRATVQQLRVPYRVGYTALAAFRFVPRFGYELELIRQAHRVRGAHGGRGPVAAVARWSGYVVPLLAGAIRHAERVALAMDSRAFGAHPDRTERHLVPFRRRDVVFVIGFWLASAVLLALLFPWSP, from the coding sequence ATGACCGCCGCCGCGATCGATCCCTACGCGCCCGCAGCACCCTCGCGCCGGCTCCTGTTCCAGCTGAACCCGCTCGCCAAGCTGGCCGCGCCGGTACCCGCCATGATCGCGCTGATCTTCGTCCGCGACCTCGCCACCCCCCTCGCCCTCCTCGCCCTGGCATACGCCGTGCTTCTGGTCGGCGCTCGCTGGACGTGGCGGTCTGCCGCGCTCCTGCTGCTCGGCCTGCCCGCGGGCATGGGGCTCATCGGCGTCGGGATGTCGCTGTGGGTCGACGCCTCCCGTGTGTCGGACACACCGGCTCTCTTCCGGATAGGGGTGTGGACCCTGCACGCCGGCGCGCTGCAGATCGGCATGGCCACGGGACTGCGATTGGGCGCCATCGCGGCGCTGGCCTTCATCGCGGGGCTCACCACGACCGGCCCCGATCTGGTGCGCGCGACCGTGCAGCAGCTGCGGGTGCCCTACCGGGTGGGTTACACCGCGCTGGCGGCCTTCCGGTTCGTGCCGCGGTTCGGCTACGAGCTCGAGCTCATCCGGCAGGCGCACCGAGTCCGAGGCGCCCACGGCGGCCGCGGCCCCGTGGCAGCGGTCGCCCGCTGGAGCGGGTATGTCGTGCCGTTGCTGGCCGGCGCGATCCGCCACGCCGAACGCGTCGCTCTGGCGATGGACTCGCGCGCGTTCGGCGCACACCCCGACCGCACCGAACGGCACCTCGTCCCCTTCCGTCGCCGCGACGTCGTCTTCGTCATCGGCTTCTGGCTCGCCTCAGCGGTCCTGCTCGCCCTCCTCTTCCCCTGGTCGCCGTGA
- a CDS encoding siderophore-interacting protein has product MARYSSLVKPATPGLLHLTVVRAEQIAPHWMRVTLGGGDIGRFRPLGYDQWFRLFLPLGGDQGLERVPEKANKLFGYLKYLRIPEGERPVMRNYSVRAYRSDGPSGGPEIDVDFVLHGSGPTAGPASRWAEQARVGESVVIIDEGLRFDPERGVDRVVLVADETGAPAVASICASLPDAASGVALIEAPSSADVVPFDAPTGVSVRWLVRDGDTAPGTLALAALTDEALPAEPFHAFIVGEQSLPTAARRMLVNERGVPKDRIDFVGYWRVAASSSAPKARAAAERGSDAGTEARA; this is encoded by the coding sequence ATGGCTCGCTACAGCAGCCTCGTCAAGCCCGCGACCCCGGGCCTCCTGCACCTCACCGTCGTGCGCGCCGAGCAGATCGCGCCGCACTGGATGCGGGTCACGCTCGGCGGCGGCGACATCGGCCGGTTCCGGCCCCTGGGGTACGACCAGTGGTTCCGCCTCTTCCTGCCGCTCGGAGGCGACCAGGGCCTCGAGCGCGTGCCCGAGAAGGCCAACAAGCTCTTCGGCTACCTCAAGTACCTCCGCATCCCCGAGGGCGAGCGCCCCGTCATGCGCAATTACTCCGTGCGTGCCTATCGATCCGACGGCCCATCGGGTGGGCCGGAGATCGACGTCGACTTCGTTCTGCACGGCTCGGGACCCACGGCGGGCCCCGCGTCGCGATGGGCCGAGCAGGCGCGGGTCGGCGAGAGCGTCGTCATCATCGACGAGGGGCTCCGCTTCGACCCGGAACGCGGGGTCGACCGTGTCGTGCTGGTCGCCGACGAGACGGGCGCCCCGGCGGTGGCCTCCATCTGCGCGTCGCTGCCCGACGCGGCATCCGGCGTCGCTCTGATCGAGGCTCCCTCGTCCGCCGACGTCGTGCCGTTCGATGCCCCGACCGGAGTGAGTGTGCGCTGGCTCGTTCGCGACGGCGACACGGCACCGGGCACGCTCGCGCTGGCGGCCCTGACCGACGAGGCGCTACCCGCCGAGCCGTTCCACGCCTTCATCGTGGGCGAGCAGTCGCTGCCGACGGCGGCGCGACGGATGCTGGTGAACGAGCGGGGCGTGCCCAAGGACCGGATCGACTTCGTCGGCTACTGGCGGGTCGCGGCGAGCTCGTCCGCACCGAAGGCGCGGGCCGCGGCCGAGCGGGGCTCCGACGCCGGCACCGAGGCTCGCGCATGA
- a CDS encoding ECF transporter S component gives MSRPVRSRAARVSTAYLLTCAAIGVAASALMAPAWVASSTLFLTVPFATVAIAGLWVLPAVIALRLLQRPGAGLLVGLISGLVLAPFFTIGSVATMLYWSFFPELPFLVTLYRRWNTWLHYAGSALIGATYPILSAQYFDLWSMTPPVLVSFIALCVASCVVATWLGILVGDRLRAAGVATLARRRTPA, from the coding sequence ATGAGCCGGCCGGTCCGCTCCCGCGCCGCCCGCGTGTCGACGGCCTACCTGCTCACCTGTGCCGCGATCGGGGTGGCGGCGAGCGCGCTGATGGCTCCGGCCTGGGTCGCGTCCTCGACGCTGTTCCTCACCGTGCCCTTCGCGACGGTCGCCATCGCGGGGCTGTGGGTCCTGCCCGCCGTCATCGCTCTCCGGCTCCTTCAGCGCCCGGGAGCGGGGCTGCTGGTGGGACTGATCTCGGGGCTCGTCCTCGCACCGTTCTTCACGATCGGGTCGGTCGCGACCATGCTCTACTGGTCCTTCTTCCCCGAGCTGCCGTTCCTCGTCACGCTCTACCGACGCTGGAACACCTGGCTGCACTATGCCGGCTCGGCACTCATCGGTGCGACCTATCCGATCCTCTCGGCGCAGTACTTCGACCTGTGGAGCATGACCCCGCCCGTGCTGGTCTCGTTCATCGCGCTGTGCGTCGCGAGCTGTGTCGTGGCCACGTGGCTCGGCATCCTCGTGGGCGACCGCCTGCGTGCCGCCGGCGTCGCGACCCTCGCCCGCCGCCGCACCCCCGCCTGA
- a CDS encoding M15 family metallopeptidase: MAPPTQHETRRSRREGGAVSRPLPTRRELRERGSADAHHGPAEQPAPAVYRRRRLVAGVLALVLVGGAALAVGGVVSGMTTEAPERTDAVAALIGDARADAPRATVLPAPAQSGQAAAAVEPDAARGEPAPADLCGDPAVSEALASGSDADVIAAAGGAEPFRVAVASGAAPCIDLHAAGRTWVVVNKLNALDPIDYWPEPQARAEGVERTSGGHMRADVAAALSQLVGAARAEGAGEIGVNSGFRSYDRQVSTYRSYVGQLGQRNADLTSARPGHSEHQTGLAVDIVACDAGCGTIERFGGMAQSEWVTANAHRFGFIVRYGDGDTAITGYEYEPWHLRFIGIDLATRYAEGGYRTLEDFFGLPAAPEYAG, translated from the coding sequence GTGGCGCCCCCGACCCAGCACGAGACGCGTCGCTCGCGCCGTGAGGGCGGAGCGGTGTCGCGTCCCCTGCCCACGCGGCGGGAGCTTCGAGAACGCGGCTCCGCCGACGCGCATCATGGCCCTGCGGAGCAGCCGGCTCCGGCTGTGTACCGGCGTCGTCGACTGGTCGCGGGAGTCCTCGCGCTCGTGCTCGTCGGGGGAGCGGCCCTCGCGGTCGGGGGCGTCGTCTCGGGGATGACGACGGAGGCACCCGAGCGCACGGATGCCGTGGCGGCCCTCATCGGTGACGCCCGCGCCGATGCGCCCCGCGCGACGGTGCTGCCGGCGCCGGCCCAATCGGGCCAGGCGGCCGCCGCGGTCGAGCCGGACGCGGCCCGCGGGGAGCCGGCCCCCGCGGACCTGTGCGGGGACCCGGCCGTCTCCGAAGCGCTCGCATCGGGCAGTGACGCCGACGTGATCGCGGCGGCGGGTGGCGCGGAACCCTTCCGGGTCGCCGTCGCCAGCGGTGCCGCGCCCTGCATCGATCTGCATGCGGCGGGTCGGACCTGGGTCGTGGTCAACAAGCTCAACGCGCTCGATCCCATCGACTACTGGCCCGAGCCGCAGGCGCGCGCCGAGGGCGTCGAGCGGACCAGCGGCGGACACATGCGAGCGGATGTCGCGGCGGCGCTGTCGCAACTGGTCGGGGCCGCGCGCGCGGAGGGTGCCGGCGAGATCGGGGTCAACAGCGGGTTCCGATCGTACGATCGACAGGTCTCGACCTACCGCTCCTACGTCGGTCAGCTCGGTCAGCGCAATGCCGACCTGACCAGTGCCCGCCCGGGGCACAGCGAGCACCAGACCGGCCTCGCCGTCGACATCGTGGCCTGCGACGCGGGCTGCGGGACGATCGAGCGCTTCGGCGGCATGGCGCAGTCGGAGTGGGTCACGGCGAACGCCCACCGGTTCGGCTTCATCGTGCGGTACGGCGACGGCGACACGGCGATCACCGGCTACGAGTACGAGCCCTGGCACCTGCGCTTCATCGGCATCGACCTCGCGACCCGCTACGCGGAGGGCGGCTACCGCACTCTCGAAGACTTCTTCGGCCTCCCCGCGGCTCCCGAGTACGCCGGCTGA
- a CDS encoding Rv2578c family radical SAM protein, whose protein sequence is MRWHGQQMGVADAAALPGLETINGLVRSVTTPEFAGVTFHEVMSRSALNRVPGPSAMPFDWTVNPYRGCTHACVYCFARGTHEYLDMDAGADFDSQIVVKLNVAEVLRRELARPGWSREQVALGTNTDPYQRAEGRYRLMPGIITALVDSGTPFSILTKGTLLRRDLPLLTEAATSVPVDIAMSIAVLDEPLRQLLEPGAPTFAARLETVRAASAAGFRVTVFLMPIVPHLTDSVEVLDAALTQIADAGAARVVYGAMHLRPGVKPWFQQWLARERPDLVPAYRGLYPGAAVQAPQGYRRMLAARVRPLLARLRLRGGLEEEEAQPSTRRFRPGPVVTTSRGRAAAASAPTLF, encoded by the coding sequence ATGCGATGGCACGGGCAGCAGATGGGTGTCGCGGATGCCGCGGCGCTGCCCGGGCTCGAGACGATCAACGGTCTGGTGCGCTCGGTCACCACGCCGGAGTTCGCCGGCGTGACCTTCCACGAGGTGATGTCACGATCTGCCCTCAACCGCGTACCCGGGCCGTCGGCCATGCCCTTCGACTGGACCGTCAACCCGTACCGCGGATGCACGCACGCCTGCGTCTACTGCTTCGCCCGCGGCACGCACGAGTACCTCGACATGGACGCGGGAGCCGACTTCGACTCGCAGATCGTCGTGAAGCTCAACGTGGCCGAGGTGTTGCGCCGAGAGCTGGCCCGTCCGGGCTGGAGTCGCGAGCAGGTTGCTCTCGGCACGAACACCGACCCGTATCAGCGGGCCGAAGGCCGCTACCGACTGATGCCCGGCATCATCACCGCGCTGGTCGACAGCGGTACGCCCTTCTCCATCCTGACCAAGGGCACGCTGCTCCGCCGCGATCTGCCGCTGCTCACCGAGGCGGCGACATCCGTGCCGGTCGACATCGCGATGTCGATCGCGGTGCTCGACGAACCTCTCCGTCAGCTGCTCGAGCCCGGGGCACCGACTTTCGCGGCGCGGCTCGAGACGGTGCGGGCCGCAAGCGCGGCCGGCTTCCGGGTCACGGTCTTCCTGATGCCGATCGTGCCGCACCTGACCGACTCCGTCGAGGTGCTCGATGCCGCGCTGACGCAGATAGCGGATGCCGGGGCGGCTCGGGTCGTGTATGGCGCGATGCACCTGCGCCCGGGGGTGAAGCCCTGGTTCCAGCAGTGGTTGGCGCGCGAACGACCCGATCTCGTGCCGGCGTACCGCGGCCTCTACCCCGGGGCAGCCGTTCAGGCGCCGCAGGGGTACCGCCGCATGCTCGCCGCCCGCGTGCGACCGCTGCTGGCGCGGCTCCGACTGCGTGGCGGCCTCGAAGAAGAAGAGGCGCAGCCGAGCACGCGCCGGTTCCGCCCCGGCCCGGTGGTCACCACCTCGCGCGGCCGCGCCGCCGCCGCATCCGCCCCCACGCTCTTCTGA
- a CDS encoding DEAD/DEAH box helicase: protein MPKNKKPAGGRAQNFEPRYGKKTPYQDAKRRPGQSSAGTPGSKSPSHRGYRAEPEDTGRKNRWSAQERAGRDEARGIRSHARDDRAPRGDRPSREDRAPRDERRNDAGGRRPYEAQPRGDRRTFGDARPSYRDDRPRRDSGDRPARSFDDRPRRDSGDRPARSFDDRPRRDFGDRPNRNDRPARDDRPRRDSGDRPARSFDDRPRRDFGDRPARSFDDRPRRDFGDRPNRNDRPARSFDDRPRRDFGDRPNRNDRPARDDRPRRDFGDRPARSFDDRPRREFSERPARDDRPRRNDGPSRSDWAAETKSKAHQDHVDTVHERLQAEAVDAASVAQSSFSDLGLGDNIVRQLEALGAASPFPIQAATIPPILDGKDVLARGRTGSGKTIAFGAPLVEALLRKQAGKRREFGRSPQALILAPTRELALQIDRTVQAIARSVGLFTTQIYGGVPQARQVGALKKGVDIIIGTPGRIEDLQNQGKLDLSQISIVVLDEADHMSELGFLEPMQRILRLVQDGAQKLLFSATLDREVAALVDEFLVEPAVYEVAGESQDTSTIDHRILVLDHRDKAEILNSLVDRDGKTLVFARTRAYAEMLAEQFEDQGIAAVALHGDLNQGKRTRNLQRLTDGKVRVLVATDVAARGIHVDDIDLVIQADAPDEYKTYLHRSGRTGRAGRAGSVVTLITRQRRRRMTEMLERAEIEAPFDDVRPGDDLLEEVSGRQLANVDA from the coding sequence ATGCCCAAGAACAAGAAGCCGGCCGGCGGCCGCGCTCAGAACTTCGAGCCCCGCTACGGCAAGAAGACCCCCTACCAGGACGCCAAGCGTCGACCCGGCCAGTCGTCGGCGGGCACCCCGGGCAGCAAGAGCCCGAGCCACCGCGGCTACCGCGCCGAGCCCGAGGACACCGGCCGCAAGAACCGCTGGTCCGCACAGGAGCGCGCCGGCCGTGACGAGGCCCGCGGCATCCGTTCGCATGCCCGCGACGACCGCGCCCCCCGCGGCGACCGGCCCTCGCGCGAAGACCGTGCTCCCCGCGACGAGCGGCGCAACGACGCCGGCGGCCGCCGTCCCTACGAGGCGCAGCCTCGCGGCGACCGGCGCACGTTCGGTGACGCCCGCCCCTCGTACCGCGACGACCGTCCGCGTCGGGACTCGGGCGACCGTCCTGCGCGTTCGTTCGACGACCGTCCCCGTCGGGACTCGGGCGACCGTCCTGCGCGTTCGTTCGACGACCGTCCCCGTCGTGACTTCGGCGACCGGCCCAACCGCAACGACCGTCCGGCTCGGGACGATCGTCCCCGTCGTGACTCGGGTGACCGTCCGGCGCGTTCGTTCGACGACCGTCCCCGTCGTGACTTCGGTGACCGTCCGGCGCGTTCGTTCGACGACCGTCCCCGTCGTGACTTCGGCGACCGGCCCAACCGTAACGACCGTCCTGCGCGTTCGTTCGACGACCGTCCCCGTCGTGACTTCGGCGACCGGCCCAACCGTAACGACCGTCCGGCTCGGGACGACCGCCCCCGTCGTGACTTCGGCGACCGTCCTGCGCGTTCGTTCGACGACCGCCCCCGTCGCGAATTCTCGGAGCGCCCGGCGCGGGATGACCGTCCCCGCCGCAACGACGGTCCCAGCCGGTCGGACTGGGCCGCCGAGACGAAGTCGAAGGCGCACCAGGACCACGTCGACACCGTGCACGAGCGTCTGCAGGCCGAGGCCGTCGACGCTGCGTCCGTAGCGCAGTCGTCGTTCTCCGACCTGGGCCTCGGCGACAACATCGTCCGTCAGCTCGAGGCGCTCGGTGCGGCATCCCCGTTCCCGATCCAGGCGGCGACGATTCCGCCGATCCTCGACGGCAAGGACGTGCTCGCTCGCGGGCGCACCGGCTCGGGCAAGACCATCGCGTTCGGCGCCCCGCTCGTCGAGGCTCTCCTGCGCAAGCAGGCCGGCAAGCGTCGTGAGTTCGGGCGATCGCCGCAGGCGCTCATCCTCGCCCCGACGCGCGAGCTCGCGCTGCAGATCGACCGCACCGTGCAGGCCATCGCCCGCAGCGTCGGCCTGTTCACCACGCAGATCTACGGCGGCGTGCCGCAGGCGCGTCAGGTCGGAGCCCTCAAGAAGGGTGTCGACATCATCATCGGCACGCCCGGACGCATCGAGGACCTGCAGAACCAGGGCAAGCTCGACCTCTCGCAGATCAGCATCGTCGTGCTCGACGAGGCCGACCACATGAGCGAGCTGGGCTTCCTCGAGCCGATGCAGCGCATCCTTCGCCTGGTGCAGGACGGTGCGCAGAAGCTGCTCTTCTCCGCCACGCTCGACCGCGAGGTCGCGGCCCTCGTCGACGAGTTCCTCGTCGAGCCGGCCGTCTACGAGGTCGCCGGTGAGAGCCAGGACACCTCGACCATCGACCACCGCATCCTGGTGCTCGACCACCGAGACAAGGCCGAGATCCTCAATTCGCTCGTCGACCGTGACGGCAAGACCCTCGTCTTCGCGCGGACCCGCGCCTACGCCGAGATGCTCGCCGAGCAGTTCGAGGATCAGGGGATCGCCGCGGTCGCGCTGCACGGCGACCTCAACCAGGGCAAGCGAACCCGCAACCTGCAGCGGCTGACCGACGGCAAGGTGCGCGTCCTCGTCGCTACGGATGTCGCCGCCCGCGGCATCCACGTCGACGACATCGACCTCGTCATCCAGGCCGATGCGCCCGACGAGTACAAGACGTACCTGCACCGCTCGGGTCGCACCGGTCGCGCGGGTCGCGCCGGGTCGGTCGTGACCCTCATCACCCGCCAGCGTCGTCGCCGGATGACCGAGATGCTCGAGCGCGCCGAGATCGAGGCGCCGTTCGACGATGTGCGTCCGGGCGACGACCTCCTCGAGGAGGTCTCGGGCCGCCAGCTCGCGAACGTCGACGCCTGA